A window of Gossypium hirsutum isolate 1008001.06 chromosome D13, Gossypium_hirsutum_v2.1, whole genome shotgun sequence genomic DNA:
CTTGGCACCACTAATGCTAGAAACTTTTGGGGTTGAAGTAAGACCAGGGTCACAATAATGCCTGGCCTGCATTGGGTGCTGATCAAGTGAATCTGAGGATGAGTAGCCCATCCCCATCCCTGCTGGACGATATAAATTACGAGGTAAGCGTTCTTTGGTCAATGGTGGTGTTACAGGGCTTTCTTCTGCCGATTCCATTTTCGAGCTCTGTAAGGAATTGAAAAAACACAATACCCGTCAATGCTGGATACAACACAATTATATGACATGGCTAGGTGTCTTAAACATGATTATGGCATGGAAAAACATAAGAACAGGACTGTAATACATGAATTACCAGACGTCTTGAGATACACGCAACATACTAACTTCAGTTCATGACAGTATTAGCGAAGGGCATGAAATACCATGAAGTAGATGCAGTTCATTATGTTTAAGCTGGTAACAGGCTAAAAACTTGCCTCGTCTTCAGACCTTGGGGGTGTTGGTAGTGGAAATGCCTGGCGGTGAAGCCTCTGAACATTGTAAAGTTCCATGACCCTGTCATAGTTCTCAGCCCACCATCTTTGAGCTTGCCATTTGTTAAACATTTCCCGACTAGTcaaagaaaataaactatattTCAGCACACTCCTGATGTTCTCGAGATTAGAATACCAGAAATCAGAAATTAGTGGTTCACGTTCTGTGCTAAAAGCGTGAGTGTGAGTGTCAGATCCGGATGCAAGTCTGACCTGAGTAGGTTCAATTTTTTCAAGAAGGTTCACATATTTAGACAATCTTTTGAAGAATCATATACCTTTCAAATATATGTCGAACACGAATACTTCATAAAAGATAAAGAACCAAAAAAACATagatcaaaactataaaaaataataataataattcatgtcCTTGGAAATGAAGTCCTAATTTGACAATGATAATACTATGTTTAATGATTTGAAAACCTAACAATGAGCAATATAATAAACATTGCAATCATCAAATGATTAAAGGGAATGTGTTgtaacccaaattattaatatattaaaatttatatatgcaatattttaaatcatatataaaaAGGTCCCAAAAAgatcatatataaaaatataaataaatatctttttaaatttccctaattaattaaagaaaaagaaaatgacaaaACATGGGTCGGGAGAAGACAAGGCGACGGAGAATCAGGCGTAAATGGGAATTTTCTTTTTCCTGGTTTtgtttgaaatgaaaagaaagggCAGAGGCAGAGACAGAGGCAGAGGCTTATCCGACACGAAGACAAAGCCTCAGTGAAAAAGCTTTGAACACAATCAATCATGTCCCACAATGAGTTATTCTTTTGGACTTTTTCTGTATTGCTTTTCATTAGGCGTGAAGCCAACCTACCTACTGTTACACAAGAGGGGCCCTCACctaaaattttctttcattttctatacAAAATGCTGCTTAAGGCTATGTTTGGCTCAATGACACATTACAAGAAAAATGGCAGATAAAGGTcagggaaaataaaataagagtaatTATTTCATAcgtttattttttagatttcatggaaaatataataaatattattcaaattactatattaattaatttaaaatctcaGACTAAATTTACATGAAAATTCCTAACTGAAACTTACAATGAATTAGTATCCAGATTTTACTTTACCCTAATTTCTATAAATATCATGACTAAAAAAATCATGTATAAATATGTCTTAcaaaaatgataattaattttataaatttttagtgataaaatttaaattggcTGCCAATGATCAAGCAAAtaaaaaattctctttacaaaagaaaagtctttttttcttttccttttaaaaaattgatcactttataaaagattgtGTCAATTAactctaataaaataaaacagtaGGCATCCAAAATTGACATCCAAACAACCTCTAAGTCATACTTCTATCGcctcaattaataaaataaaatggttggaaaaaattaataaataaaacaagaaaaacaaaagaatttttctttgaaaaataataataataaacatataaaccTGACTGATGACGTGCCCATCCATTCTCTAAAGTGATTTTCCAAACAGTATATGAAATTTCTAAAATAACTATAACCGTACGCCTAAAAATCCTGCTATAGAAAAGAAATAATGTcaaataaaaagatttaattacaaaattgacctctagtttttatgtttttatttaaatatttataattttatttaaattactaatttcatctctttcttcttctttttttgacaACTTCTAAATAAACGTGCGACGTATCACGTTTTCATTGACTcatattttagaataaaatgcGATGAAATTAACATTTTAGGTAAACCaacatttgaatttatttttttataagcgatattcaaatttattaaatattaaaatttataatttgaatttgagattttatattcaaaattattatttataaaagggataatatcaaatttaacactTAACgtttacatttttaattaatttgatccttttttagttaaatttgaccatcaatattttgaaaaagagtcgatatgatttttttaatgagaatactaactaaaatgttaaaattttaaacacaatAGCCCGCATGACAATCCATATATACTCCacgctaatttttttaaaaaaaattatgaactttttatatttcttaattttaactttgatttattttgattttttatctctataatttttgaattatttgttgACATGCAGGAGCGAAGctagaacaattttttaggggtcgaatgaaattttaattttttatagtctatatctttataatttttaaaggattaaatcaaatttttataattttaaagggctaaagtataattttacctttactaatttaaaatttaaaaaaaattagaaaacctaaatgacaatttttcattttaagaggGCCAGAGCTCATGCTAGCCCCTAGAATTGCCTCTGTTGACATAATAATGTTATGTTAAcataatgtgtatatataaactGTCATACGAATTGTCACGTCAATAGCacactaaaaattaatattttagtaattatttttgctAAAAAACAATCTCACTTtttttataagttaaaattaatatttaactttaaaaaattaaagattaaaacattcagctaaatttgtcattataaaaataaaacaaatttagatTAATGAATATAacaaatttgaataataaatatctaaaatTAATATTCACGTACTTtccaaatttataataattaatttttttaaattcaaatatttttgctaGTCTCCGAAAATGGAAGTCGAATTCTGcaaaaacagaaagaaaagaTAAAGTAGGGCGCGCACCTGAACCGTATCCGCTTGAGATCGTTGCCGCCGTGAGGGAGCGAAACGAAGGTAATAAGCACGCCGGGCTCCACCTGAGCCTCCCATTCTTTAGGCTCACTTTCTTCGACGAACACGACCGATTGGATTCGGCGTCCACTCGCCGATTTCGGCGTCGCTTCTTCGCTCGAACTCGATATAGATATCCCTTTCAACCTTGCTTCCATCTCCTTTCCCCACGCCCTCGGCGTCGTCGAGCTCGAACTCACCGTCCTGCGATACGACCACTTGGACCTGTCCGACTCAGCGTCTGATTCTCCGGAGTTTCTCAACCGGCTCTGCGCCGTGCAAGGGTTGCAATGCCTATACACCCCCGACGCCTTTAGCGCCATGTCCTTCAACTaaatcacacacacacacacacaaaaagaaaaaCTATCGTTAAAAGGAAAACAcagatcaaggaattcaaaatcATTGACTTCGTAAACTTCACAGAGTTAAATTACCTGAGAAGTGAGGGACTTGATGGCCTGGTTCTGCTTAGCGCTAGAAGTAGCGGAAGAGTCAGTTTCCTCCAGTTGACTCGGTGAGTCATCACCGGGTTGTTTAGAACGAGCTATACACGTCAGCATTAATTCTTCTGGAATTCAGTTTTCTTTCGCAGTTTCAACGAATCGTTCAAGAATTCTTCAATCCTACCATTAAAATCAAAATGATCAGAGATTCTTTacaacaaacaaaataaaaacataatttataaaaaaaatatcaccTCTCTGTTCTCTCTTCGGAGGAGATTAGAGACAGTAAGAAGCTgcatttgcttctttttttttctttttgcttgagAGCGAATCGCTGTAATGAGAGAGTTCTGATTGCTGTTTGGGGAATGGTGATGTGTGAAAAGCTTTTTAAAcctttttgctttatttttgttattaaccTGCAACCGGATGGATTTACCGGCATTTTTTTGCACGGATATGGAATTAGCGGGTTTACTTATTGCAGTGCTGTAAGATGTTACATACTGTAGTGCTGctgattatttgatttttattacaTAATACACTGCGAATCCCATGAGCATTACGTAATATCACAAAATAATACCACCTTTGTTATTTATTAGGTTTACTTTCATGCCTCAGGTTTCAAAACTcgtttaaaatttaagagaatttaaataaaaatattaagctcAAAAATTAGGTctgaacaaaaaaattaaatctagtTAAAATATGAGTCAGGCTCGAGTTTAAACATTTAATGCCCAAGCTTGATCCGACccatttaagtttataatactttatattatgttatctttata
This region includes:
- the LOC107932090 gene encoding protein Brevis radix-like 4, translating into MLTCIARSKQPGDDSPSQLEETDSSATSSAKQNQAIKSLTSQLKDMALKASGVYRHCNPCTAQSRLRNSGESDAESDRSKWSYRRTVSSSSTTPRAWGKEMEARLKGISISSSSEEATPKSASGRRIQSVVFVEESEPKEWEAQVEPGVLITFVSLPHGGNDLKRIRFSREMFNKWQAQRWWAENYDRVMELYNVQRLHRQAFPLPTPPRSEDESSKMESAEESPVTPPLTKERLPRNLYRPAGMGMGYSSSDSLDQHPMQARHYCDPGLTSTPKVSSISGAKTEISSMDASMRSSSSREADQSGELSISNASDLQTEWVEQDEPGVYITIRALPGGKRELRRVRFSREIFGEMHARLWWEENRTRIHEQYL